One cyanobiont of Ornithocercus magnificus DNA segment encodes these proteins:
- a CDS encoding molecular chaperone DnaJ, producing the protein MDHYSILGVSPTASTSEIRAAWLDQVKRYHPDTGNDSNRILLINAAWEVLGDPEQRHSYDCGRQGNNLSGKYQHNVRDVRASRASRKVSMHSAQADDDLAQWLQAVYIPVDRLIGDVLNPFQTQLRALSADPYDDDLMQDFCHYLDNSRQRLEKIKVLYQSLAVPYSATEFGLSLYHCFSQVEDALTELERYTMGYVDGYLHDGREMLRNARQRRQLLQQERRRLEIR; encoded by the coding sequence ATGGATCACTACAGCATTCTTGGTGTTTCTCCCACTGCCAGCACATCTGAAATTCGTGCAGCTTGGTTAGATCAGGTCAAACGCTACCATCCTGACACTGGTAATGATAGCAACCGAATACTTCTGATCAATGCTGCATGGGAGGTCCTAGGAGATCCAGAGCAACGGCACAGCTACGATTGCGGCAGACAAGGTAATAACCTTAGTGGGAAATATCAACACAATGTTCGCGATGTGCGAGCTAGTCGGGCCTCCCGAAAGGTTAGCATGCACTCGGCGCAGGCTGATGATGACTTAGCACAATGGCTACAAGCAGTCTATATACCTGTAGACCGTCTAATTGGTGATGTTCTCAATCCCTTCCAGACCCAGCTACGCGCACTGTCAGCTGATCCTTATGATGATGACCTAATGCAAGATTTCTGTCACTACCTTGATAACAGTCGCCAGCGTCTAGAGAAAATTAAAGTACTGTATCAATCACTAGCTGTTCCATATTCCGCTACTGAATTCGGATTAAGTCTCTACCATTGTTTCTCACAGGTTGAGGATGCTTTGACCGAGCTTGAGCGTTACACAATGGGATATGTTGATGGCTATCTTCATGATGGTCGTGAGATGCTGAGAAATGCTAGACAAAGACGTCAGCTTCTACAGCAAGAGCGACGACGCCTGGAAATCAGGTGA
- a CDS encoding NAD(P)H-quinone oxidoreductase — protein sequence MTDTATTKTTTTLLRKGTLVRVSYEAWTRNSEAGTGDITATHYIFKGPGEILALRGNYGQIRWHRPVPDVWLCLDYLEPFAEKRA from the coding sequence ATGACTGACACTGCTACCACCAAAACTACTACCACCTTGCTACGGAAAGGTACGCTAGTTAGGGTCAGCTATGAAGCCTGGACTCGCAACTCTGAAGCTGGGACAGGAGATATCACAGCAACACATTATATCTTCAAAGGCCCAGGTGAGATTCTTGCTTTAAGAGGTAACTACGGACAAATCCGCTGGCACAGACCAGTGCCAGATGTGTGGCTTTGCCTAGACTATCTAGAGCCTTTCGCCGAAAAACGAGCCTAG
- a CDS encoding cysteine synthase A has translation MPIAHDITALVGRTPLVRLNRLPTALGCRAEIVAKLESFNPTASVKDRIANAMVYAAEESGTITPGYSVLVEPTSGNTGIALAMVAAARGYRLVLTMPDTMSTERRAMLRAYGAELQLTPGREGMQGAINLAQELVREIPGAYLLQQFDNPANPNVHQQTTAEEIWADCEGRIDVLVAGVGTGGTLTGCARLLKQRNPDLRVVAVEPAASAVLAGGSPGPHHIQGIGAGFIPMVLETALIDEVVTISDEEAMETGRRLAREEGLLSGVSSGAAVTAALRVASRPGMTGQRLVVVLASFGERYLSTPMFSTTTPLTPRRDSDL, from the coding sequence ATGCCGATTGCTCATGACATCACGGCTTTGGTAGGACGAACACCCCTGGTAAGGCTAAATCGGTTACCTACAGCATTAGGCTGCAGGGCAGAGATAGTTGCCAAACTTGAGAGCTTTAACCCTACAGCTTCAGTGAAAGATCGTATAGCCAACGCCATGGTCTACGCCGCCGAGGAGAGTGGAACTATTACACCTGGCTATTCAGTTCTTGTTGAACCTACCAGTGGTAATACAGGTATTGCACTAGCAATGGTAGCCGCTGCCCGTGGTTATCGCCTTGTGCTTACTATGCCCGACACAATGAGTACAGAACGTCGAGCTATGCTGCGGGCCTACGGTGCTGAATTGCAGCTAACACCAGGCAGAGAAGGTATGCAAGGCGCTATTAACCTAGCGCAGGAACTAGTTCGAGAGATTCCAGGTGCCTATCTGCTCCAGCAGTTTGATAATCCTGCTAACCCAAATGTGCACCAGCAGACTACGGCGGAAGAAATCTGGGCTGACTGTGAAGGCCGAATTGATGTTCTAGTTGCAGGTGTTGGCACTGGTGGCACGCTTACTGGTTGTGCACGCCTACTCAAGCAGCGCAACCCAGATTTACGAGTAGTTGCTGTCGAACCAGCAGCTAGTGCTGTTCTAGCTGGCGGGTCTCCAGGTCCTCATCACATTCAGGGCATTGGAGCAGGCTTCATACCCATGGTCCTCGAAACAGCGTTGATCGACGAGGTAGTAACTATTAGCGATGAAGAAGCTATGGAAACCGGTCGGCGTCTGGCACGGGAGGAGGGTCTACTAAGTGGGGTTAGTAGTGGGGCTGCTGTTACTGCTGCTTTACGTGTGGCTAGCCGCCCAGGAATGACTGGTCAGCGGCTAGTAGTAGTACTGGCCAGTTTTGGTGAGCGTTACCTCTCAACTCCAATGTTCAGTACTACCACGCCACTAACGCCACGCCGGGATAGTGATCTGTGA
- a CDS encoding phospholipid carrier-dependent glycosyltransferase codes for MIRNRTFSLTVFLVWFLSTIADRLWWSSCKGVPAWDQADYLNSALDHGRALGIMPGNAWQGWPALLDLSPKIPPLASLINGSVMAMAGDTPAQAAWSLSLWNGSLIIVIAAWGCRLSGKKLALLSVLFVSLAPALLFLRTNYVLELPLAAGVSLALWRLGCWADPHTGGAWNQVLVSAFAVSIALLIKQSAVLILLVPCLFASWCRWHHSRGRLQVLVGIGIILASMLPWLQHNWVTVVAGTNRAVIQSAAKEGDPSLLSLDSWTWYLRLLPRQSGLVLLGIGFVGLLLVWQCYTKRVSCNEKGPENVWGWRWLVFSLMSGWLLTTLSPNKDPRYITPLLPSLILLLARGWLELGFWLQHIGQYKKRHPMLVILLAAALITTLLSSWSAQRRRLVQECHNAPLAKVVKIAGGANPDNLPGTLIVVPSTPDMNQHNVSFYGRRAGGQLVGRQLGGQDTDVKPVLDGANWVVLAEGKQGSVRLHQVNRLNTAIQTSGTFFRVAIFPRLGRSSYSLWRRRKEYRSHNDFESYFFGLATGLAQGPTHLPAIFDAVAVEHMLDGHRHYQVSVRNMAQQRLINDPTDSEAYWSLALLAILDNRPAMASNYFQVLQQLHPDSPWPAAYASVTSLAAWDPWQSRAIATAASRQYQEPVLIALADISSVFSGAIWRLPAALSSLPNAVNMLKSHLQDV; via the coding sequence GTGATACGAAACCGAACGTTTTCTCTAACAGTCTTTCTAGTTTGGTTTCTCAGCACAATAGCTGACCGACTTTGGTGGAGTAGCTGTAAGGGAGTTCCAGCTTGGGATCAAGCTGACTACCTCAATAGTGCACTAGATCATGGCCGCGCACTAGGGATTATGCCTGGTAATGCTTGGCAAGGCTGGCCTGCCCTACTAGATCTTTCCCCAAAGATTCCCCCACTTGCCTCCTTGATTAATGGCTCAGTAATGGCAATGGCTGGAGACACTCCTGCGCAAGCTGCATGGAGTCTTAGTCTTTGGAATGGAAGTCTAATAATTGTAATAGCAGCTTGGGGCTGTCGCCTCAGTGGAAAGAAACTTGCCCTTCTTTCTGTGCTATTTGTTTCTCTCGCTCCGGCTTTACTATTTTTGCGCACAAACTATGTTCTCGAGCTACCGTTAGCTGCTGGCGTTAGCCTAGCACTCTGGCGACTGGGATGCTGGGCTGATCCACACACAGGCGGAGCTTGGAATCAAGTTCTAGTGTCTGCATTTGCAGTTTCTATAGCATTACTTATAAAGCAAAGTGCTGTCTTGATACTGCTTGTGCCGTGTTTATTTGCTAGCTGGTGTAGGTGGCACCATAGTCGCGGACGCCTACAAGTTTTGGTAGGAATAGGGATAATCTTAGCTTCCATGCTGCCTTGGCTGCAGCACAATTGGGTTACAGTTGTAGCTGGAACTAATCGTGCTGTAATTCAGTCGGCAGCTAAAGAGGGAGATCCCTCTCTGCTCTCACTTGATAGTTGGACTTGGTATCTAAGGTTATTACCACGCCAATCCGGTCTTGTGCTGCTTGGCATTGGCTTCGTCGGACTTTTGCTAGTTTGGCAATGCTATACAAAACGAGTTAGCTGTAATGAAAAAGGTCCTGAAAATGTCTGGGGCTGGCGCTGGTTAGTTTTTTCCTTGATGAGTGGCTGGCTTCTGACTACTCTCAGCCCTAACAAAGATCCTCGCTATATTACACCATTGCTGCCATCTCTTATCCTATTACTTGCTAGAGGCTGGCTAGAATTGGGCTTCTGGCTACAACATATCGGCCAATATAAGAAACGTCATCCAATGCTTGTCATACTTTTGGCAGCTGCGTTAATCACTACTCTGCTCTCAAGTTGGTCTGCTCAGCGGCGGCGATTGGTTCAGGAATGTCATAATGCTCCTTTAGCTAAGGTCGTTAAGATAGCTGGTGGTGCAAACCCAGACAATTTGCCAGGCACACTTATTGTAGTTCCTAGTACTCCTGACATGAATCAACATAATGTCAGCTTTTATGGTCGTCGTGCTGGTGGACAATTGGTAGGTCGTCAGCTTGGGGGACAAGATACTGACGTTAAGCCAGTTCTTGACGGCGCTAATTGGGTTGTTTTAGCGGAGGGTAAGCAGGGATCAGTACGACTCCATCAGGTAAATCGGCTAAACACTGCTATTCAGACCAGCGGTACCTTCTTCAGAGTTGCTATTTTTCCGCGGTTAGGTAGATCTAGCTATTCTCTCTGGCGTCGGCGAAAAGAATATCGCTCCCATAATGATTTTGAGAGCTATTTTTTTGGTCTTGCCACAGGTTTAGCCCAAGGACCTACTCATCTCCCTGCAATCTTTGATGCAGTAGCTGTTGAGCACATGCTAGATGGCCATCGGCACTATCAGGTCTCAGTCAGAAACATGGCACAGCAGCGCCTGATAAATGACCCCACAGATTCTGAAGCCTATTGGAGCTTGGCACTGCTAGCCATCCTTGATAATCGTCCTGCAATGGCCTCTAACTATTTCCAAGTCCTGCAGCAATTACACCCAGATTCACCTTGGCCAGCGGCCTATGCAAGTGTCACTAGCCTCGCTGCTTGGGATCCGTGGCAGTCTCGGGCTATTGCCACTGCAGCATCAAGACAGTACCAAGAGCCTGTCTTGATTGCGCTTGCAGATATTAGTAGTGTTTTCTCTGGAGCTATCTGGCGGCTGCCTGCTGCCTTGAGCTCATTGCCTAATGCTGTAAACATGTTGAAGTCTCACTTACAGGACGTGTAG
- a CDS encoding putative membrane protein, which yields MGLLEEPAWKCWLDRALIFNAFVVITGAIWFTVAVVALAYHIEQPMLLFRLLWSPLFVPTISVLILSSLLSGLWVWWQQRGH from the coding sequence ATGGGACTATTGGAAGAACCAGCCTGGAAGTGCTGGCTGGATCGAGCGCTTATATTCAACGCTTTCGTGGTAATAACAGGTGCTATCTGGTTTACAGTAGCAGTTGTGGCACTAGCCTATCATATAGAACAGCCAATGTTATTATTTCGCCTCTTATGGAGCCCACTCTTTGTACCAACTATCAGCGTGCTTATTTTGTCTTCTTTGCTTAGTGGTTTGTGGGTTTGGTGGCAGCAGCGAGGGCACTAG
- a CDS encoding TPR-repeat protein, specific for cyanobacteria, whose amino-acid sequence MEPSNKSPLEQAVARYLAGTPATDLLEDFAAITAADPHQSSGWTCFAWLQLLCDQPENALRSARMAVKLNGQDLQARVNLSLAMLETGTSGVRDQIRIVQRVVSITPEMAHELRESVGDGLERRPGWPALLKIKTWLEL is encoded by the coding sequence ATGGAACCCAGCAATAAAAGTCCTCTTGAGCAAGCCGTGGCTCGTTATCTGGCTGGCACCCCTGCTACTGACTTGCTCGAGGACTTCGCCGCCATCACAGCTGCAGATCCACACCAGTCATCGGGATGGACTTGTTTTGCCTGGCTACAGCTGCTTTGTGATCAACCAGAAAATGCACTGCGGTCAGCACGGATGGCTGTGAAGCTTAATGGTCAGGATCTCCAAGCTCGTGTAAATCTTAGTCTGGCTATGCTAGAGACTGGTACCAGCGGTGTGCGTGACCAGATCAGAATAGTTCAACGAGTTGTTAGCATAACTCCTGAAATGGCTCACGAACTTCGTGAATCAGTTGGTGATGGCCTGGAGCGGCGTCCCGGTTGGCCAGCCCTTCTGAAAATTAAGACTTGGTTAGAGCTCTAA
- a CDS encoding lipid A disaccharide synthetase related enzyme produces the protein MSRLLILSNGHGEDLSGAMLGRSLLQFGHRVDALPLVGQGCPYTDLGIPLLLNGTRVFSTGGLGYTSWRGRLTEILQGQALYLLRNLVYLLSYASYYDLVVVVGDVVPVTAAWLCRRPTAVYLVAYSSYYEGRLRLPWPCRNCLTTRHVLAVFSRDALTAEDLSGQLSCPVTFLGNPFMDPVWQSQPPLPQQWRLGLLPGSRQPELKNNLELLMRVVEHLPESLLASGKLAVDIALVASLTDKDLSQLGAARGWRLEDCFYTGEAIHKLCWGRHRVNVRRGQFAALLQGSDLLLSMAGTATEQAVGLGRPVLQLPGLGPQFTSKFAEAQRRLLGPGVFCAVGDAGSPKLLAATARLALDLLERSVFDVQFQQSCRKEAVQRLGPPGGSSRIARAINQLLRTN, from the coding sequence ATGTCTCGGCTCCTCATACTCAGCAATGGGCATGGTGAAGATCTGTCCGGGGCAATGCTTGGGCGGTCTCTACTGCAATTTGGCCACAGAGTGGATGCCCTACCCCTTGTAGGGCAGGGCTGCCCGTATACTGACTTAGGTATTCCTCTGTTGTTGAACGGCACGCGGGTTTTTAGCACCGGTGGACTGGGATATACTAGTTGGCGTGGTAGGCTGACCGAGATCTTGCAAGGGCAAGCACTTTATCTATTGCGCAATCTCGTATATTTGTTGTCCTATGCTAGCTATTACGACCTTGTAGTGGTTGTTGGCGACGTAGTTCCTGTAACAGCAGCATGGTTATGCCGGCGCCCTACAGCCGTTTACCTAGTCGCTTACTCTAGCTACTATGAAGGGCGGTTGAGGCTTCCATGGCCTTGTAGAAACTGCCTAACAACACGCCACGTACTAGCCGTGTTTAGCCGTGATGCCCTCACTGCAGAAGATCTTTCCGGTCAGCTTAGTTGTCCAGTTACCTTCCTAGGAAATCCTTTCATGGACCCAGTGTGGCAGTCCCAACCGCCACTACCACAACAGTGGCGGTTGGGACTGCTACCAGGCAGCCGTCAACCTGAGCTGAAGAATAACCTGGAACTGCTAATGCGGGTTGTAGAGCACTTGCCAGAGTCACTGCTAGCGAGCGGAAAACTGGCCGTAGATATAGCTCTTGTGGCGAGCTTAACAGATAAGGATTTGAGTCAGCTGGGTGCAGCACGAGGATGGCGACTTGAAGACTGCTTCTATACAGGAGAAGCTATTCATAAGCTATGCTGGGGGAGGCATAGGGTAAATGTGCGGCGCGGTCAGTTTGCTGCTCTACTTCAGGGCAGTGACTTACTTTTGAGCATGGCTGGCACAGCCACAGAGCAAGCGGTTGGCTTAGGGAGGCCCGTACTGCAGTTGCCAGGACTTGGGCCACAGTTTACCAGTAAATTTGCTGAGGCTCAGCGTCGACTGCTAGGGCCTGGTGTGTTTTGTGCCGTAGGAGACGCTGGCTCTCCCAAACTGTTAGCAGCAACAGCACGCTTGGCGCTAGATTTACTTGAGCGCTCAGTTTTCGATGTGCAGTTTCAACAATCTTGTCGCAAGGAAGCAGTGCAAAGGCTTGGGCCACCTGGCGGCAGTTCCCGCATTGCTAGGGCTATCAACCAGCTCCTACGAACTAACTAA
- a CDS encoding TIGR01777 family protein produces the protein MRLLLLGCTGLIGRELVPMLKAEGHKCTIVSRHSSKADLCLDLSKPTTWRNDALLRVLDSTDGVINLVGEPIADQRWSSAHLQRLRDSRLLTTRCLVKAMNCCKHPPLVLINASAVGFYGTDPVRQFAESSPAGNDTLASLCCDWEIAAQEKPDATRLLVLRIGVVLAPDGGALGKMLPVFRAGFGGPVGDGRQWMSWIYRTDLCRMISNALLNPDWVGVVNGVAPKPVSMTDLATSLGRVLGRPSILAVPGPILRMLLGEGAKVVLEGQYVISDRLESLGFTFSHPDLASALAAATKPTNH, from the coding sequence ATGCGTTTATTGCTTCTAGGTTGCACAGGCCTCATTGGGCGTGAGCTAGTACCTATGCTCAAGGCTGAGGGACACAAGTGCACAATTGTAAGTAGGCACTCCAGCAAAGCTGATCTCTGCCTAGATCTATCTAAACCTACCACTTGGAGGAACGATGCACTACTGAGGGTACTTGACTCAACAGACGGTGTAATCAATCTCGTTGGCGAGCCAATTGCGGATCAACGCTGGAGTTCTGCCCATCTACAGCGGCTACGTGATAGCCGCCTCTTGACAACTCGCTGTCTAGTTAAAGCTATGAATTGCTGTAAACATCCCCCTCTAGTATTGATTAATGCCTCAGCGGTTGGTTTCTACGGGACTGACCCAGTACGCCAATTTGCTGAGAGCAGTCCAGCAGGCAATGACACGCTTGCTAGTCTCTGTTGTGATTGGGAGATAGCAGCCCAAGAAAAACCAGACGCCACACGCTTGCTAGTGCTACGTATTGGTGTTGTCCTAGCACCTGATGGTGGGGCCCTTGGCAAGATGCTGCCAGTCTTCCGTGCTGGTTTCGGAGGCCCAGTCGGTGATGGCCGCCAGTGGATGAGCTGGATTTATCGAACCGATCTTTGCCGAATGATTAGCAATGCCCTATTAAATCCTGACTGGGTTGGTGTAGTCAACGGGGTTGCACCTAAGCCTGTGAGTATGACTGATCTTGCTACTTCTCTAGGTCGTGTTCTCGGTCGTCCAAGTATTTTGGCCGTACCAGGGCCGATATTAAGAATGCTTCTCGGTGAAGGAGCTAAGGTAGTGCTAGAAGGCCAGTATGTCATTTCTGATCGTCTCGAGTCTCTCGGCTTTACATTTTCCCATCCTGATCTAGCTAGTGCCCTCGCTGCTGCCACCAAACCCACAAACCACTAA
- a CDS encoding iron-sulfur cluster assembly accessory protein, translating into MVSSTPLNDAHAAKDGRGILITDAAMEQLSQLCRKQGGDCVLRVGVRSGGCSGMSYTMDFVPVSDIQDNDEAYDYISPDGSQFQVICDPKSLLYIYGMQLDFSTALIGGGFNFNNPNASQTCGCGSSFAV; encoded by the coding sequence ATGGTAAGCAGCACACCATTGAATGACGCTCATGCCGCTAAGGATGGGCGAGGCATCCTAATTACTGACGCTGCTATGGAGCAGCTCTCACAGCTTTGCCGCAAGCAAGGAGGAGATTGCGTACTGAGGGTTGGGGTCCGTTCCGGGGGCTGCAGTGGTATGAGTTACACAATGGACTTTGTACCAGTCTCGGATATTCAGGACAATGATGAGGCCTATGACTATATCTCCCCAGATGGCAGCCAGTTCCAGGTTATCTGTGATCCTAAGAGTCTTCTGTACATCTACGGCATGCAGCTTGATTTCAGTACTGCCCTGATCGGAGGCGGATTCAACTTCAACAATCCTAACGCTAGCCAGACTTGCGGTTGTGGCAGTTCTTTTGCTGTATGA
- a CDS encoding porin yields MRIFQRLLLTPAMLGILAPVAVAETNVPEVSKRAATSEQVTSVFQFSDIYPTDWAYQALSSLVEQYGCVAGYPNRAFRGNRAMTRFEAAALLNACLNRVGEVTDGVRRLTKEFEAELAVLGGRADGLEARIGELEATRFSTTTKLRGKTDFVIGGTGYTSDYESNDLEDQNGNYLGTDAIAFSYRQTIDINSSFSGKDLLQLRVRSGNFGENAFSGKGYTGKQAQVEWANSNADTLKVDKLWYQFPLGDDFMAYIGAKIEADQMLATQPSIYRHILKQFDLGGYYGAYSTVASPGIGINWKGKRNSNPDEPKLSFSANYVAQNGNVSNPTRGGIGNDDSQSKLLTQIAYGNPQWQVSAAYSYIQGGATVGYGTPLATSTEGFKEANAIAVNAYWQPGENIWIPNISAAWGLTDFTLLDNSMGGVRDQSQNWFVGFNWKDAFAEGNLLGFAVGGPGWVTESNGPGTPNDGNMAFELYYKFQVTDNISITPAAFYLSRPFGEKTGTSYKYGGLGNDSFGTVGYLLQTNFKF; encoded by the coding sequence ATGAGGATTTTCCAAAGACTACTGCTAACTCCTGCCATGCTTGGAATTCTCGCCCCTGTTGCTGTTGCTGAGACAAATGTACCTGAAGTCTCTAAACGCGCCGCAACCAGCGAGCAAGTTACAAGCGTCTTCCAATTTTCCGACATTTACCCGACCGACTGGGCCTACCAGGCTCTGAGCAGCCTGGTCGAGCAATATGGTTGTGTTGCTGGTTACCCCAATAGGGCATTCCGAGGCAACCGAGCTATGACTCGCTTTGAGGCTGCCGCCCTGCTAAATGCATGCCTTAACCGCGTTGGTGAAGTTACTGATGGGGTCAGGCGCTTAACCAAAGAGTTTGAGGCTGAATTGGCTGTCCTAGGTGGTCGCGCTGATGGTCTCGAGGCCCGCATCGGTGAATTGGAAGCAACTCGGTTCTCTACCACTACCAAGCTGAGAGGTAAGACCGACTTCGTAATTGGCGGGACTGGCTACACCAGTGACTATGAATCAAATGATTTGGAGGACCAAAATGGCAATTACTTAGGCACCGATGCAATCGCTTTCTCCTACCGACAGACTATCGACATAAACTCGAGCTTTTCTGGAAAAGATTTGCTCCAGTTACGAGTCCGCTCTGGCAATTTTGGAGAGAATGCATTTTCTGGTAAAGGCTATACTGGCAAGCAAGCTCAGGTTGAGTGGGCTAATAGCAATGCTGACACACTAAAAGTTGACAAACTTTGGTACCAGTTCCCTCTCGGCGATGATTTTATGGCCTACATCGGTGCTAAAATCGAAGCCGACCAGATGCTTGCTACGCAGCCTTCCATCTATAGACATATACTCAAGCAGTTTGATCTTGGTGGCTACTATGGCGCATATAGCACGGTTGCTTCTCCTGGCATAGGTATCAACTGGAAGGGTAAGCGCAACTCTAATCCTGATGAGCCCAAACTCAGCTTCAGCGCAAATTATGTGGCTCAAAACGGCAACGTGAGTAACCCCACACGAGGTGGCATCGGCAACGATGACTCTCAGAGCAAACTCCTAACCCAGATTGCTTATGGCAATCCCCAGTGGCAGGTCTCTGCAGCCTATTCTTATATACAGGGTGGGGCAACAGTTGGCTACGGTACTCCTCTAGCAACTAGTACCGAAGGCTTTAAGGAAGCTAATGCCATAGCTGTCAATGCTTACTGGCAACCCGGTGAGAATATATGGATTCCTAATATTAGTGCTGCCTGGGGACTTACTGACTTTACACTCCTCGATAACTCTATGGGTGGTGTGCGTGATCAAAGCCAAAATTGGTTTGTAGGCTTTAACTGGAAAGATGCCTTTGCTGAGGGCAACCTTCTCGGCTTTGCCGTTGGCGGGCCTGGCTGGGTTACTGAGAGCAACGGCCCTGGCACACCTAATGATGGCAACATGGCTTTTGAGCTTTACTATAAGTTCCAAGTCACTGATAACATCTCGATCACGCCAGCAGCCTTCTACCTTAGCCGTCCTTTTGGCGAGAAAACCGGCACTAGCTACAAATATGGTGGCTTGGGCAATGATAGTTTCGGAACCGTCGGATATCTGCTGCAGACTAACTTCAAATTCTGA